A part of Doryrhamphus excisus isolate RoL2022-K1 chromosome 8, RoL_Dexc_1.0, whole genome shotgun sequence genomic DNA contains:
- the slc46a1 gene encoding proton-coupled folate transporter: protein MFEPDTAAILPGDEDTNSGVNEDDAKASFGRTEDSLTTGRVGPPFTCPLPVSVEPVMFLSVFAVVLQAPLSTQYLWDRISEDLGYNASKRPACGNSSAETDPLQKEVETLTAHWNLYISLAGFSVGLLVVPLLGSWSDFAGRRPVLIIPNLGLAAQVVVYLVVMYLKLPVVYFLVGRLLSGLLGDFNAVLAACFAYVADTSDRRTRTFRVAILEACIGLSGMFASIIGGHWRRTQGYINPFWLALATSLASALYAFLFVPESVVKDPSVKLLSPRHHKAVWYIFSTGGSEDGGRFQRCKLWLYMLCFFLVVTVHTGSRDLFVLYELSPPLCWGPTLIGYGSAALHLAYLSSLLGLKVMQYCLEDSWVAVIGLASNIAGLVVVVVANTTQLMFAGYGLLLFFVASTPVLRSKLSKLVSQSEQGALFSSVACVESLCFLVGSGLFNALYPATLHFMKGFAFLFAAIILLIPAGIIGRLQCLERRELSESTAS from the exons ATGTTCGAGCCGGACACCGCAGCTATCCTTCCCGGTGACGAGGACACGAATTCTGGCGTGAATGAGGATGACGCTAAGGCCTCCTTCGGCCGCACAGAGGACTCACTGACCACCGGACGAGTGGGGCCACCATTTACATGTCCGCTGCCTGTGTCCGTGGAGCCTGTTATGTTCCTGTCCGTGTTTGCTGTGGTTCTCCAGGCACCGCTGTCCACTCAGTATCTGTGGGACAGAATCAGCGAGGACCTCGGCTACAACGCCTCCAAGAGGCCGGCGTGTGGAAACAGCTCTGCTGAAACAGACCCTCTTCAGAAG GAAGTGGAAACCCTGACAGCACACTGGAACCTCTACATCAGTCTTGCAGGCTTCTCTGTAGGCTTGCTGGTGGTCCCACTCCTGGGTTCGTGGAGCGACTTTGCAGGTCGCAGGCCAGTCCTCATCATCCCCAACTTGGGCCTGGCTGCTCAAGTGGTGGTGTACCTGGTGGTGATGTACCTGAAGCTGCCTGTGGTGTACTTCCTGGTGGGAAGACTTCTCAGTGGACTGCTGGGTGATTTCAATGCCGTGCTGGCTGCTTGCTTTGCGTATGTGGCAGATACCAGCGATAGAAGGACCCGCACTTTCAGAGTAGCAATCTTGGAGGCTTGTATCGGACTTTCAGGGATGTTTGCCAGCATTATTGGAGGGCATTGGAGGCGGACGCAAGG CTACATCAACCCCTTCTGGTTGGCTTTGGCCACTAGCCTGGCATCAGCTTTGTACGCCTTCCTGTTTGTCCCTGAATCTGTTGTGAAAGACCCAAGCGTCAAGCTTCTAAGCCCTCGCCATCACAAGGCCGTGTGGTACATTTTCTCCACCGGAGGCAGTGAGGATGGCGGAAGGTTCCAGAGGTGCAAGCTGTGGCTCTAtatgctctgcttcttcctggtGGTCACCGTGCACACGGGGAGTCGCGACCTGTTTGTTTTGTACGAGCTGAGCCCGCCGCTGTGCTGGGGGCCGACCCTCATCGGCTACGGCTCTGCTGCTCTACACCTGGCCTACCTGAGCAGCCTGCTGGGGTTGAAGGTCATGCAGTATTGCCTGGAGGACTCATGGGTGGCTGTTATTGGGCTGGCCTCCAACATCGCCGGGCTGGTGGTTGTCGTTGTAGCCAACACCACCCAACTCATGTTTGCAG GTTATGGTCTGCTGCTGTTCTTTGTGGCTTCTACACCTGTGCTCCGGTCCAAGCTGTCCAAGCTGGTGAGCCAGTCCGAACAAG GTGCGCTCTTTTCCTCCGTGGCCTGTGTGGAGAGCTTGTGTTTCCTGGTGGGTAGTGGTCTTTTCAACGCTCTCTACCCGGCCACACTGCACTTCATGAAGGGCTTTGCTTTCCTGTTTGCCGccatcatcctcctcatccctGCTGGAATAATTGG GAGGCTGCAATGTTTGGAGCGGAGAGAATTAAGCGAGTCTACAGCATCCTGA
- the scarf1 gene encoding scavenger receptor class F member 1, translated as MMLFLRGLIALSCCWLSSSITLDSAGRNVCHNPRDPSTLICCTGWGQDGKECTIPLCEGRQACLKNELCVHPGVCRCPAGYYGAHCKTRCPPEFWSSDCRQVCPCHPHGRCHPVTGECTCNPNRWGPLCQYPCKCTRHGTCHPVYGNCTCNEGWWTSTCAKPCQCVPGGSVGPGCDQLTGRCQCHRGHWGLKCPATCNCYLSECNQRTGVCECETGWWGPSCDRRCNCDLTHSNCDTATGQCFCHPGYMGDYCNLLCEPGKYGSWCTMSCGHCKGKKTCSSTDGTCAACETGWNGTRCDRLCLSGYYGNDCQETCPRCRNNETCDPKTGKCWRCDPGWTGPRCEKACPNRTYGDACRFLCSPCFHGNCHHVTGKCVCQPGFQGESCNSSCSALQFGLNCSSACDCGEGISCHPVTGVCPNSGRGALLAGLLVPLLVLLLAVLCCCLCCGGGPADGKDRRTVADGGLSVRMKYHVYSVLANIGAALPCISDWSSGLPRVTVSHHDPELTFNHSFIEPPSSGWMTEGSSFESDEEDGEALYCVPPREDIPGVESSHFQLMSSKCNMLLDPSGFSSEDMASPFNIPRTSSIAKSKRPSVSFAEGTRFSPKERRGSAQDPASLSGHPRKAKSAWGGLMGEEDVGEGELGEHGVDVQVTGNHDLSCEVVEQEEDRKSATRTASGRRRTMSNTAAHKVTGSASDHPSAGSNKVTTVYVTVGKAGRPTSKVEASSEGPVQAMLRRLGSLQRHREQDPGRSKPKEGAEGISKPPRRKLGARRSVWEQGGPSGEELSISKPVRRKHSSNSVPDMAAPNNMPPSENIPLKRPLSSILKSVPEVLSADRGQGDDNSMGQTYLTVSPAGGAVALTDEGAMVSVKDEPCYENIMISHSQITSTS; from the exons ATGATGCTTTTCCTCAGAGGCCTGATTGCTTTGTCCTGCTGTTGGCTGTCCTCCTCAATCACGCTGGACTCTGCTGGGAGGAATGTGTGCCACAACCCCAG GGACCCCTCCACCCTGATATGCTGCACCGGCTGGGGTCAGGATGGGAAAGAGTGCACAATAC CTCTGTGTGAGGGGCGGCAGGCATGTCTAAAGAATGAGCTCTGTGTGCATCCCGGAGTGTGTCGCTGCCCAGCAGGCTACTATGGCGCCCATTGTAAAACAC GTTGTCCTCCAGAGTTCTGGTCATCAGACTGCCGTCAGGTGTGCCCATGTCACCCACATGGTCGTTGCCACCCTGTCACGGGCGAGTGCACCTGCAACCCCAACCGCTGGGGTCCTCTGTGCCAGTACCCCTGCAAATGCACCCGCCATGGAACCTGCCACCCTGTTTACGGAAACTGCACCTGCAATGAGGGCTGGTGGACGTCAACTTGCGCCAAGCCGTGCCAGTGCGTCCCTGGAGGTTCTGTGGGTCCCGGCTGCGACCAGCTGACAGGCCGGTGTCAGTGCCACAGGGGTCACTGGGGGCTGAAATGTCCCGCCACTTGCAACTGCTACCTCTCGGAGTGCAACCAGCGCACCGGTGTGTGCGAGTGCGAAACCGGCTGGTGGGGTCCCAGCTGTGACAGGCGATGTAATTGTGACCTCACACACAGTAACTGCGACACCGCGACTGGACAGTGCTTTTGCCACCCGGGTTACATGGGCGACTACTGTAACTTGCTGTGTGAACCCGGAAAATACGGAAGCTGGTGTACAATGAG TTGTGGACACTGTAAAGGCAAGAAGACCTGCTCCTCCACTGATGGTACCTGCGCCGCCTGTGAGACCGGCTGGAACGGGACACGATGTGACCGCTTGTGTCTGTCTGGTTACTATGGCAACGACTGCCAGGAGACGTGCCCGCGGTGCAGAAACAATGAGACTTGTGATCCAAAAACTGGGAAATGTTGGCGATGTGATCCGGGATGGACAGGACCCAG GTGTGAGAAGGCCTGTCCTAACAGGACATATGGAGACGCCTGCCGCTTCCTGTGCAGCCCCTGTTTCCACGGTAACTGCCATCATGTGACAGGAAAGTGCGTCTGTCAGCCAGGCTTTCAGGGAGAGAG TTGTAACAGCAGTTGCTCCGCCCTGCAGTTTGGCCTCAACTGTTCCTCCGCATGTGACTGTGGTGAGGGCATCTCCTGCCACCCGGTGACCGGTGTTTGCCCCAATA GTGGTCGAGGTGCTCTCCTTGCAGGGCTGTTGGTTCCTTTGCTTGTGTTGCTCCTTGCTGTACTTTGCTGCTGTCTGTGTTGCGGAGGAGGTCCTGCTGATGGAAAAGACAG AAGGACGGTGGCTGATGGAGGACTGTCCGTGCGGATGAAATATCACGTCTACAGCGTCCTGGCTAACATTGGTGCCGCCCTTCCATGCATCTCAGATTGGTCCTCTGGCCTCCCTCGTGTCACTG TGTCTCACCATGACCCTGAGTTGACCTTCAACCACAGCTTCATTGAGCCTCCCTCCTCCGGCTGGATGACAGAGGGGTCTTCCTTTGAGAGTGATGAGGAGGATGGAGAGGCTCTTTACTGCGTCCCACCTAGGGAAG ACATCCCCGGAGTGGAGAGCAGCCACTTCCAGTTGATGAGCTCCAAGTGCAACATGCTCTTAGACCCATCAGGCTTCAGCAGCGAGGACATGGCCTCCCCCTTCAACATCCCCCGCACTTCCAGCATCGCCAAATCCAAGCGTCCCTCTGTCTCTTTTGCAGAGGGCACCCGCTTCAGCCCCAAGGAGAGGCGTGGCTCGGCTCAAGACCCCGCCTCTCTATCGGGACACCCTCGCAAAGCCAAGTCCGCCTGGGGGGGTTTGATGGGTGAGGAGGACGTAGGTGAGGGTGAACTCGGGGAACATGGAGTAGATGTTCAAGTGACAGGCAATCACGATTTGAGCTGTGAGGTTGTCGAACAGGAAGAGGATAGAAAGTCCGCTACACGCACTGCATCAGGCCGAAGACGCACCATGTCCAACACTGCGGCTCACAAAGTGACAGGGTCTGCTTCCGATCATCCATCTGCAGGCTCTAACAAGGTCACCACAGTGTATGTGACTGTGGGAAAAGCGGGTCGACCCACGTCCAAGGTGGAGGCGAGCTCAGAAGGCCCCGTTCAAGCCATGCTGAGGCGACTTGGAAGCCTCCAGAGGCATAGAGAGCAGGACCCTGGCAGAAGCAAACCAAAGGAAGGGGCAGAAGGGATCTCTAAACCTCCCCGGAGGAAGCTCGGAGCTCGGAGGAGCGTGTGGGAGCAGGGCGGGCCTTCAGGAGAGGAGCTCTCCATCAGTAAACCCGTAAGGAGGAAACATTCCTCCAACAGTGTCCCTGACATGGCAGCTCCTAACAACATGCCGCCGTCAGAGAACATCCCCCTCAAAAGACCACTGTCGTCCATTTTGAAGAGCGTGCCGGAGGTGCTGTCAGCTGACAGAGGTCAGGGAGATGACAACAGCATGGGACAAACTTACTTGACTGTCagcccagcagggggcgctgtggcTCTCACAGATGAAGGTGCAATGGTGAGTGTGAAAGATGAACCTTGTTATGAAAACATCATGATTTCACACTCACAAATCACATCAACCTCATAA
- the sarm1 gene encoding NAD(+) hydrolase SARM1 — MFLSLTFFLWRIYQHWTTMFSSDRLTVPDYVSRLQRGRSGSGGEQRPVSPGIHAEVQAVLDTSLPALRSAIQRLKSAKGTSDSNETRRAVAEIFQLVEEAWVLPGVGRQVAEEICNRIRLDGGLELLLQLQQTPAVEITYESAKLLEQILVSENRDYVARLGLGVILNLTRQQEDAQLARSVSGILEHMFKHTEETSVHLIKNGALDALLYWCRGTDPTVLRHCAVALANCAMYGGHRCQRWMIEKQAAEWLFPLAFSKEDELIRFHACLAVTVLAANREIEKEVVKSGTLELVEPFIASLDPDDFARSLSDSADCMQGKTASDLQHLLPLLDGTRLEGKCIAAFYLCVETSIKSRQRNTKIFQEIGAVQSLKRIVMYSSNGTASSLAKRALRMMGEEVPKRILSCVPNWKTCEVQTWLQQVGFSTFCDRFQELQVDGDLLLNITEQDLITDLGMTAGLCRKRFLRDLRVLKTYANYATCDPHNMADWLTEADPRFRQYTYGLVQSGVDRNNIQSLTDQQLLNDCYILNGVHRAKILAVSRKPLRPCNTDAQPAGPDVFISYRRTTGSQLASLLKVHLQVRGFSVFIDVEKLEAGKFEDKLIQSVQRARNFILVLSANALDKCMGDTVMKDWVHKEIVTALAGKKNIVPVTDNFAWPDPVSLPEDMRSILNFNGIKWSHEYQEATIEKILRFLKGNQDLLDSSKEQKKK, encoded by the exons ATGTTCTTGTCTCTGACGTTTTTCCTGTGGAGGATCTACCAGCATTGGACCACAATGTTCAGCTCAGACCGGCTCACAGTCCCGGACTACGTCAGCCGGCTACAGCGAGGCAGGAGCGGCTCTGGGGGAGAGCAAAGACCGGTGTCTCCCGGGATCCACGCCGAAGTGCAAGCGGTTCTGGATACGTCACTCCCCGCCTTGCGCTCCGCCATACAACGACTTAAATCCGCCAAGGGAACGTCCGATTCCAATGAGACTCGCAGAGCAGTCGCGGAGATCTTCCAGCTGGTGGAGGAGGCCTGGGTCCTCCCCGGCGTCGGACGTCAGGTGGCTGAAGAGATCTGCAACAGGATCCGGCTGGATGGAGGCCTGGAGCTCCTGCTGCAGCTCCAACAGACACCTGCCGTGGAGATCACCTACGAGTCCGCTAAGCTGCTGGAGCAGATACTGGTGTCAGAGAACAG AGACTATGTAGCCCGTCTGGGGCTGGGGGTCATCCTGAACCTGACTCGACAACAGGAAGACGCCCAGCTGGCTCGCAGCGTGTCGGGGATCTTGGAGCACATGTTCAAACACACAGAGGAGACGTCGGTGCACCTGATCAAGAACGGCGCCCTGGATGCTCTCCTGTACTGGTGCAGAGGCACAGACCCCACCGTGCTGCGTCACTGCGCCGTGGCCTTGGCCAACTGCGCCATGTACGGAGGCCACCGCTGCCAGAGATGGATGATTGAGAAGCAGGCGGCCGAGTGGCTCTTTCCTCTCGCCTTCTCCAAAGAGGACGAACTCATCCGCTTCCATGCGTGCTTGGCCGTTACTGTCTTAGCGGCCAATCGGGAGATTGAAAAGGAGGTGGTGAAATCCGGCACCTTGGAGCTTGTGGAGCCGTTCATTGCATCGCTGGATCCAGATGACTTTGCCCGCAGTCTGTCCGACAGCGCCGACTGCATGCAGGGGAAGACGGCGTCCGACCTGCAGCACCTCCTGCCGTTGCTGGATGGCACTAGACTGGAGGGGAAGTGCATCGCGGCCTTCTACCTCTGTGTTGAAACCAGCATCAAGTCCCGTCAACGCAACACTAAG ATTTTCCAAGAGATTGGAGCGGTGCAAAGCCTCAAGAGGATTGTCATGTACTCCAGTAACGGAACAGCGAGTTCCCTGGCCAAGCGGGCGTTGAGAATGATGGGAGAGGAAGTACCCAAGCGTATCCTGTCATGTGTGCCCAACTGGAAGACTTGCGAGGTGCAGACTTGGCTGCAGCAGGTCGGCTTCAGTACCTTCTGCGATCGCTTCCAG GAGCTCCAAGTGGATGGAGACCTCCTGCTGAACATCACAGAGCAGGATCTGATTACAGACCTTGGCATGACTGCTGGCCTCTGCCGAAAAAG GTTCCTAAGAGATCTACGTGTGCTAAAAACCTACGCCAACTACGCCACATGCGACCCACACAACATGGCCGACTGGTTGACAGAAGCGGACCCTCGTTTCCGCCAGTACACCTACGGCCTGGTCCAGTCTGGCGTGGACCGCAACAACATCCAGAGCCTGACGGATCAGCAGCTCCTGAACGACTGCTACATACTCAACGGAGTCCACAGGGCCAAGATCTTGGCGGTGAGTCGGAAGCCGCTAAGACCCTGCAACACAGACGCCCAACCCGCAGGGCCCGATGTCTTCATCAGCTACCGCCGCACCACCGGATCACAACTGGCAAG CCTCCTGAAGGTTCACCTGCAGGTTCGAGGGTTCAGCGTCTTCATCGATGTGGAGAAGTTGGAGGCCGGGAAATTTGAGGACAAACTGATTCAGAGCGTGCAACGTGCACGGAACTTCATCCTGGTCCTGTCTGCCAACGCTCTGGACAAATGCATGGGAGACACCGTCATGAAGGACTGGGTGCATAAG GAAATAGTCACGGCCTTGGCGGGGAAGAAGAACATTGTTCCTGTCACAGACAATTTCGCTTGGCCTGATCCAGTGTCTCTTCCAGAGGACATGAGATCAATTCTCAACTTCAATGGTATCAA GTGGTCCCATGAATATCAGGAGGCAACAATTGAGAAGATCCTGCGCTTTCTTAAGGGAAACCAAGACCTACTGGATAGCTCCAAAgagcagaagaagaaataa
- the vtna gene encoding vitronectin a, whose translation MIGNTCCMLYFSHFVFSSCRGNIMRLWAVLLFALIPHTSAAEESCMGRCENGFDSAKKCQCDTMCKYYQSCCSDYEATCGKITRGDTFEFPEDDDEDDLESTTPPSGRPTHGQQPEDISDFVRIPQQHPEATLEMNKPPHRPLRTTVAPSVTFPSSTKGSHTPAETTTSPTIPPKTPTTTVVPDPDADVCSGRPFDSFMQLKNGSIYAFRGEYFFELGQKTVLPGYPKLIKDVWGISGPIDAAFTRVNCQGKTYIFKGNKYWRFDNGVLDDSYPRDISVGFDQIPDNVDAAFALPAHSHNGKEKVYFFKADRYYVYEFLHQPSHEECVTMSEMSPSTLFRRYTNIYSNNYHRFFSDLFSDLPQHHSNYHFIDKDWKGLQSPVDAVMAGRIYVSPRRVQPDQQWSQQYQQYGQQYRRQYGQQYGQQYGQQYGQQYGQQYGQQYGQQWGRRRQNRSPFWESMAERGMNMGQHFAERGMEMGLRLAERRMEMEDRLGRDWSRQWDQDWDQDRWRDNNRGNYDSRYRNDRSYWDLPVQSVYFFRGDKYYRVNLSTKRVDPAMPSYPRSIAKYWLGCSDPAGAEKK comes from the exons ATGATTGGGAACACATGCTGCatgctttatttttctcatttcgTCTTCTCATCCTGCAGAGGAAACATCATGAGGCTGTGGGCCGTGCTGCTCTTTGCGCTCATCCCTCACACTTCAGCTGCAGAAG AGTCGTGCATGGGCCGCTGTGAGAATGGCTTCGACTCTGCGAAGAAGTGCCAGTGTGACACCATGTGCAAGTACTACCAGAGCTGTTGCTCCGACTATGAGGCCACTTGCGGCAAGATAA CCCGAGGAGATACATTCGAGTTCCCGGAAGATGACGATGAAGATGATCTTGAAAGCACCACGCCACCGTCAGGGCGTCCCACACATGGGCAGCAGCCAGAGGACATCTCGGACTTTGTTCGCATCCCACAGCAACATCCAGAAGCCACGTTAGAAATGAACAAACCTCCACACAGGCCTCTGAGAACAACCGTTGCACCGTCAGTGACGTTTCCCAGTAGCACCAAAGGCAGTCATACCCCTGCTGAGACCACCACATCTCCAACAATACCTCCAAAGACACCTACTACCACTGTGGTCCCAGATCCCGATGCTGATGTCTGCAGCGGCCGACCCTTTGACTCATTCATGCAATTAAAGAACGGCTCCATCTATGCCTTCAGAG GCGAGTACTTCTTTGAGCTGGGCCAGAAGACAGTCCTGCCTGGTTATCCCAAGCTCATAAAGGACGTGTGGGGCATCAGCGGGCCCATCGATGCTGCTTTCACGCGGGTCAACTGCCAGGGCAAAACGTACATCTTTAAG GGAAACAAGTACTGGAGGTTCGACAACGGCGTGTTGGATGACAGCTACCCTCGGGATATCAGCGTCGGCTTTGATCAGATTCCGGATAATGTGGATGCAGCGTTCGCTCTCCCCGCTCACAGCCACAACGGCAAAGAGAAAGTGTATTTCTTCAAAG CGGATCGCTATTACGTTTACGAGTTTTTGCACCAGCCATCACACGAGGAGTGTGTCACCATGTCGGAGATGTCTCCCTCCACACTGTTCAGACGCTACACCAACATATACTCCAACAACTACCACAGATTTTTCAGCGATCTCTTCTCTGACT TGCCGCAGCATCACAGCAATTACCACTTCATCGACAAAGACTGGAAAGGACTGCAGTCACCAGTGGACGCCGTCATGGCTGGACGGATTTACGTCTCTCCACGCCGTGTCCAGCCGGACCAACAGTGGAGCCAACAGTACCAGCAGTATGGACAGCAATACAGAAGACAGTATGGACAGCAGTATGGACAGCAGTATGGACAGCAGTATGGACAGCAGTATGGACAGCAGTATGGACAGCAGTATGGACAGCAGTGGGGGCGAAGGAGGCAAAACCGCTCACCCTTCTGGGAATCCATGGCTGAGCGAGGCATGAACATGGGCCAACATTTCGCAGAAAGGGGGATGGAAATGGGTCTGAGACTGGCTGAGAGGAGAATGGAGATGGAGGATAGGCTTGGACGAGACTGGAGCAGACAGTGGGATCAGGACTGGGACCAGGACAGGTGGAGAGACAACAACAGAGGCAACTATGACTCCAGATATAGGAATGACAGATCCTATTGGGACCTCCCTGTACAGAGCGTCTACTTCTTTAGAGGAg ATAAATACTACAGAGTGAACCTCAGCACTAAGAGAGTGGACCCGGCCATGCCTTCCTACCCGAGATCCATCGCCAAGTACTGGCTTGGTTGCTCAGACCCAGCTGGAGCAGAGAAGAAGTAA
- the rilp gene encoding RILP-like protein 1 encodes MEIPASTSDTIRVCADKTCSSLTVDDVYEIAKGIGTELERLIDSHGKESVLGLVPKVVKVLELLESFAARNHAHKHREEELLRTFESLQLQQKRRSGNDEINEKHEIREQQQKEQQWRNKCEELQVQVQHLQEDNEQLQSRLKGSHALDDRVQRQEREVMLKLKQVVDKQRDELRAKVQEITTISKEVEALQEQLERFMKMNAELRHKQNVLQAQLKSTVERKADLEADLKEKVKVIEKLQAQMDRTNSNSHSSPGHTNGKTEPSVDLKDPDQPCFTKKEVRDIIFERNELKTNLFLVQEELNYYQREILNEERCPGFLLEAVRSAITKRRKVIKAKMLGTAENDCSSDEEDKSPLTEVDGTEKPAESRIRNLFGFLTWTGSGRSPTHMSNATSSWEIIADSEASVESQEHTSS; translated from the exons ATGGAGATACCTGCATCCACCTCCGACACCATCCGCGTCTGCGCTGACAAGACCTGCTCTTCTCTGACCGTGGACGACGTCTACGAGATAGCTAAAGGGATCGGTACTGAGCTCGAAAGGCTCATCGACAGCCACGGCAAAGAGAGCGTCCTGGGCCTGGTGCCGAAGGTGGTCAAAGTGCTGGAGCTTCTAGAGAGCTTCGCGGCCAGGAACCACGCACACAAGCATAGAGAAGAAGAGCTGCTGAGGACCTTCGAGAGTTTACAGCTACAGCAAAAGCGACGCTCGGGCAACGACGAAATCAACGAAAAACATGAAATTCGG GAGCAGCAACAGAAGGAGCAGCAGTGGAGGAACAAGTGTGAGGAGCTGCAGGTCCAAGTTCAGCATCTCCAGGAGGACAATGAGCAGTTGCAGAGCAGGCTGAAAGGCAGCCATGCCCTGGATG accgCGTCCAGCGGCAGGAGCGAGAAGTGATGCTGAAGCTGAAGCAGGTGGTAGACAAGCAGAGAGATGAGCTGAGGGCAAAAGTGCAAGAGATCACCACCATCTCCAAGGAGGTGGAGGCG CTCCAGGAGCAGTTGGAGCGCTTCATGAAGATGAATGCGGAGCTCCGACATAAGCAGAATGTGCTGCAAGCTCAGCTCAAGAGCACTGTGGAGAGAAAGGCTGACTTGGAGGCCGACCTGAAAGAGAAAGTCAAAGTGATTGAAAAGCTTCAAGCACAGATGGACAGAACCAACAGCAACAGCCAT TCCAGTCCTGGTCACACCAATGGTAAAACTGAGCCCTCGGTTGACCTTAAGGATCCTGATCAGCCGTGTTTCACCAAGAAGGAGGTGCGTGACATCATTTTTGAGAGGAATGAGCTCAAAACCAACCTCTTCCTGGTGCAAGAAGAGCTCAACTACTATCAAAG GGAGATTCTGAACGAGGAAAGGTGTCCAGGGTTCCTCTTGGAAGCCGTGCGATCTGCTatcacaaaaagaagaaaagtcatCAAAGCCAAGATGCTGGGAACTGCTGAGAATGACTGCAGCAG TGATGAGGAAGACAAGAGTCCCCTGACAGAAGTTGATGGTACTGAAAAACCAGCAGAGTCACGTATTCGAAACCT CTTTGGCTTCCTGACGTGGACGGGCAGCGGCCGTAGCCCCACCCACATGAGCAATGCCACTTCCAGCTGGGAGATCATCGCAGACTCAGAGGCCAGTGTGGAGTCCCAGGAGCACACGTCTTCATAA